The genomic stretch AtttatatcataatgtatgagTTTTGGTTGTTTACAAACTAGTTTTCTCTCTCCAGTCTGGTCTGATTCAGAGGTTTCAGAGCACTCTGGTTGTGGCCGAACACAACAATGGCATGCTGACACCCATCACCCTGAACGCCATCTCCGCTGCCAAAAAAGTGGGCAGTGAAGTGTCCTGTTTGGTTGCTGGAACGGACTGTGCAAAGGTATTATCTTTGTAAGTCCATTGATTTATGTGTGGCAGGTTGAAAGACTGATTTCAGAGGTCTGATTATGGGTTTTTGGACAGGTTGCAGAACAGCTGTCCAAAGTTCAAGGGGTGAAGAAAGTTCTGGTTGCTCAGCATGAATCCTACAAGGGGTTATTGCCAGGTAAACATGACTATTTAGGTTTTAGTTTAAACATTTGGGTGTATTTGGTTGTTATACTATTCccaacttaaagctgaagtgtgtcatttttccaGTGTTTAAAACTTTCTCTAATCCCAGCTGAATATTGCAGAGTCATCTATAAGTAAGAAGACgggtgctttggataaaagcttctgtcaGATGAATAAATGCTAATTTGACATGTTTGACATGTGTTGGGTTATTTATATTCTTGGGTGTTTGGTGAGGGAAGGAGATATAGGGTGATATGAACAAAACTCATTGTACCTTCTTTCACAGAGGAGCTTACACCACTCATCTTGGCAACCCAGAAAcagttcagtttcacacacatcTGTGCAGGAGCCTCTGCTTTCGGAAAGGTAAATTCAGGTTTGAGACGTCCGGCTGAAAGGGAGACATGCTTACTGTGTTGATCTCTGAGCCATCTTCTTTCTTATACACACTGTGGTAAAAGTAACTCTGTGGTTACTCACTTTGTGGAAACCATGACCTTTGAAGTTGTGCGGTATCAAGAAACccattataaatataatgatgCAGGTCCCTTGATCCCTGTTTGTTATTTGCTAGAAAATTCTTTTTCCCCAGATTATACACATTTTTGCATTGATCCTTTTTGTTATTTGCTAGCAAACTTGTTTTTTATGTCATACAAAAATGTTTATAACATTTTGCCTTGATCCTTTTTGTTATTTGCTAATGTTTTTATACATAATTGACAGATTTTGCATTGATGCTTCTTgttatttgctaattttttttaaatacaaaaatggacAGTTTTGCATTGAACATTTTTGTTATTAgctaatattatttaatacaaaagtgaattttttttGCCTTATTTGCtactatttttttaatacaaaatttgACAAATTTTTGCATTGATCACTTTTGGTATTTGctatcaaaatattttatatacaaaaatgtatgtgcatttttGACTTGATCCTTgttattatttatgaaaacattttcacatacaaaaatgtacatacatttttgcctTGATCCTATTTTATTTGTGCTAACAACCATTTTTTCACAAATTACAAAAGATTATgtacatttttgccttttttatttcccaaaaaacttttttcacacaaaaattaaaacgTTTTGTTATTAACAAACTTCTTGACTCAAATTTAAGTGGATTTTTGCCTTGATTATTTGTTATTTGCtaacaagattttttttctcatacaAACATGTATGTGCATTTTTGTACAGATTGTacaaaatt from Xyrauchen texanus isolate HMW12.3.18 unplaced genomic scaffold, RBS_HiC_50CHRs HiC_scaffold_782, whole genome shotgun sequence encodes the following:
- the LOC127642738 gene encoding electron transfer flavoprotein subunit alpha, mitochondrial-like, which gives rise to MLKAINKTNLRQLSGLIQRFQSTLVVAEHNNGMLTPITLNAISAAKKVGSEVSCLVAGTDCAKVAEQLSKVQGVKKVLVAQHESYKGLLPEELTPLILATQKQFSFTHICAGASAFGKNLLPRVAAKLDVAPISDIIEIKSPDTFVRTIYAGNALSTVKCNESVKIFTVRGTSFEPATIEGGSATLEE